The region CGATAAAACAAAACTGGCGTAGTTAAAAGCTGAGACGAAATCACATGACTTGGTTGGTGATATTCTCATGTGGGGCTGGTTATCTGAAGCCTTTTTCCGACTGGAACGATTACAGTTACCTGCCATTGCACAATCACAaaatggaagaggaagaacgacCCAGAAAAATCCAGAAGCTTGGGAGTAGCGAAGCCCACGAATCCGAACCGCTAATTACCGGCGCAATCAAAGGCTCGCAAGACGACACATCTCCGGCCGAGCAAACCAACAGCCAAAAAGCGATACCCGGCGCAACCACAGATAACTCGAAGGAGTCTGAAGAGCCAGCATCCTCTACTGCTACGGATGGACCAGAAACTACCGAGCAGAAAATATCAAAAAGACAGCTGAGACGTCAGGCCAAGCTGGAACAATGGGAAGCCAAACGGGAAGAGCGCAAGATCATACGGAAGCAAAAGACCGCTGCGCGAAAAGAGCGCAGACGTGAACTTTgggaagaagcaaagcgaGAGGGCAAGGACCCAAACGAGGAGTTGAATAAATTATTCCCTATGACGACGCGGACACGGCACCGCAAATCAACACGCCTTCCGCTCACACTGATCATCGACTGCGGATTTGACGACCTGATGCAGGATAAAGAGAGAGTCTCCCTGGGTCAACAGCTTACTCGGTCGTACTCTGAAAACAACAAGTCTGCATTTAACGGTCATTTGATCATTTCGTCTTTCAATAAAAAGCTGAAGGAGCGCTTCGAGACGGTGCTTCACAAGACGCACGAGGGATGGAAAGGTGTACGCTTTACGGGTGAGGATTGGCTACAGGCTGCGAAGGAAGCAAGTGAGGTGATGCAGGGACCTAATGGCGGGAAGCTAGTTGGTCCATTTGAGGACAAGACTGATGCGAAGCCGGAAGATGGGGAAATTGTCTATCTCACTAGTGACAGCTCAGAGACGCTGACAGAACTCAAGCCGTACAGCACATATATAATCGGTGGACTGGTAGACAAGAACCGGCATAAAGGGATTTGCCACAAGCGGGCAACGGAATTGGGGATCCGAACGGCTAAATTACCAATCGGACAGTACATCCAGATGAACTCACGCCCTGTCCTTGCCACAAACCATGTCGTGGAGATCATGGTCCGTTGGCTGCAATTACGGGATTGGGCAGAAGCATTTATGCAGACTCTTCCGCCGCGAAAAGGTGGCGCACTAAAAGATTCTGTCAAGGGGCAGAGGGATTCAACACCCCGGGATGATGTTGAATCAAATACCGAAAAAGGAACCGTGTCGGAGACAGTCGAGGATACTGAAGCTACTGAACCCGCTGAAGCAGTCACGCCAAAAGACATCGACGCTGTACAAGAGAACAAACAAGACGAATAGACGAGCGCATTAATGAAACACCAAATTTCAGCTCCTCTTGATACCCGTAGTAACAGCCTATTTTCGCGAGACAGTCCTTGCTCGATAAATTATGAGCCTGTCGAATGTCTGCTATTAGAGGTACGACATATCTCTGAAGCGAAATAGTGATTAAGCGAGTTTTGCTCTTGACTGTAGCGCAGGCAATATCAAAATGTGTCCGTCCATGGACAATCGCGCTCAGCTTACCCCAGGCCTATGGTGACTGACCACGCTCTACGCGCAAACGTATCCACGTTGGATTGCAAAGATTGCGAAGAAACACTAGTCGTTAAGCATATCTAGATTCCCGCTGCAAAGCCCTCAACCTTTGGCTCCCAGTGCTTCGGAAAATGCATGCCCTCTTGACCATCCCATCCGCCAGCCATCATTGCAACCGCAAGCAGCAAGGCGGACGACGCCGGAAAGTACGGTGTAGGCACAACCGTACCCACAGGATTCCCAACATCGTCGAACTGGAAGTGCGAATCCAGTAACCACCCGACAGCCTGGTTCACGTCCCCTAAACGAAGCGATGTCATCGCGAGCATCGGGAAATCCCAACCATAAGACTTGCTGAAATCCCAGGTTTCCATAATCCGATTCATGGTAGCATTGACAACGGATacattcttcagcagccgTCGGTGGGAGAAGGCCGTATACGGCAATCTGGCTTGGGTGGTCTGCCGTATAAGCGGCGTTAGTCCACATATCCGGCAGATCAGCAGAGATGGAATATCCGCCGTCGACGATAGGCAACGGTGCTAGATTGTGAAGGACCCGGGTCCAAGACTCAGGGACCGGAATGTCCTGCCGCATCCTCCAGTCCGAGGCAATTTTCAAACCGAACCGCCAGTAGGCAAGTTCAAAGGTCGGGTTGTATGTTGAATTAGGGCTCGTGTTCTCCGACGACGGATACATCGGCGGGCCAAGATCGTATACCTGTGTCGACGCATTCCACCACGCATAGGAGACCATCCACGTCGCGAGCTCATCTAGAAGATGACCCCATTTGTGTAGTGTTGTAGAATTGGGCCACAACCGATACTCCAGCTCTGCGAAGAACATCGGATGCGGTTGCTGCCAGATCAGGAGGGCGTTTTGCGGTCCAGGTGCCGATGTTCCAGTTGGGTCACTCATCTTCCCTAATCGTGCACCGGCGTATCCCTGCTTCTGCGCACGTTCAATGGATGAAGGTAGAAACCGCTCGTATACGTCGAGACTACGGTGCAGTAGATCCCATTTGTTCCAGCGCGCCCAGTGGCCGAGATGCCAGAAGACCATTTCCAAATGGAATTTGCCGTACCAGCCGTTGTTTTGCAGCCCGGACTCCTGCGGAGGGTCTTTGCCTGCGCTGTCCACTGCGAGCAGGTACTGGGAGAGGATAATCCGTCTTTGCAGTTCCTCTGCGTCTGAAGACCCTGATCTTGTCAAGTCCACAAACGCTCCAGATTCCCAGTACTGAGCCCACCATTTCATTGACGCTTTCTGCACGGATGCAAATGGCTTGATTTGGACTTTTCTCGATGGTGAGAATCCAGTACTAAAAGTGAATCTGCTCGATTCGCCAGCGGGCTGGAGTAGGTACCGGTGCGTTCCTTCAAAGGGGCCGCTAAGATTGCCTTTTTGCTCCCATCTGATGGCGTTGAAGTAGGAAGTGCCCCCCAGTAAGTGTCTGATTACCGACTTTTGCTCTGTAATGCTATTCAACGAGGTATCATGCGCTGATACCGCAGCCCAGTTGCCGACAAAGGGGGCTTCGAACTTGTTCGTCCCCGTTGTTAAGGGATaatcaaagaagacaacCAGGGAGCCATACTGCAATAGCGATGACTGTACATCAACGGCAACAATGTCAGATTCTGGGTCTCCGACCGTTGTGACAGAGACCCTTTCTCCCTGCAGGGTAAACTCTGAAGTCAAAATCCCGCTATACAGATCCAAAGTCTGCACGGCGTCATTGACTTCCTCGACAGATATATTACGACCCTTATACAGGAACCCAACACGACCAAGATTAACCCGGTGTGGGTTCGCAACTAACCACTGCAAGATCTCTGCCTCAGCCGGGTTATGTATGTTATAGTTCACGAGGCGGCCATGGGTCCACCAGTCCATGCCGGTGAAATCACTTGGTTCTGTCTGGTTGGGAGCTGTTGGGAGAGAGTCGTTGCACCAGCACCAGGAGGATAGGATATTGAACGCGAGCAATGTCTGCAGCCCGGTGATGTCGGCGCCGAATGCGAaatcgccattgccaacCTGCACAGGGGTCGTGGTCGAGAGGCTTGTGCGTACGGGGTTGTACTGGCGGACGACATCCTTGCGAACCATGCGTGGTTCTTTCTGTGTTGTCGATGCATTGATCGTCGTTagggcaaggaggagaggtCCCAGAAAAAGGTGGAGGGAGAACATTTTGTGGCTTTAGCTGTTAGTTCAGGGTATTATGCCACTGCTTATATCTCTATCTGGCCATGCACCTTTTTTTGCGGGGTAGACTGCATATAACGGGTTCAAGCTTTTGGTTTCTGACGTCTATCAAATGCTGATCTTGGTTTAGACTACAGTATACAGCCTAAATCGTTGACAAGAGATCATTGGCGGAAGAACGTGAGATCCCGCGCAGAGTTGGAGAAAAACTACTAAAAGTCACTATCAGGTTACCGTGGTATTAACATACTGCAGAGTCATGATGTTCAATTCAGCTTTGCCCTCCATGGCTTGTTGCTGTACATATCCAGACAACTATCCTCTCCCGCAGATCAAAAGAGTCCACAGCTCATGCTATACACATCGGACGAATAGAAGACCGGCTATATAGATTGACTTGGATTCA is a window of Aspergillus nidulans FGSC A4 chromosome VI DNA encoding:
- the trm10 gene encoding tRNA (guanine(9)-N(1))-methyltransferase (transcript_id=CADANIAT00010069), whose translation is MEEEERPRKIQKLGSSEAHESEPLITGAIKGSQDDTSPAEQTNSQKAIPGATTDNSKESEEPASSTATDGPETTEQKISKRQLRRQAKLEQWEAKREERKIIRKQKTAARKERRRELWEEAKREGKDPNEELNKLFPMTTRTRHRKSTRLPLTLIIDCGFDDLMQDKERVSLGQQLTRSYSENNKSAFNGHLIISSFNKKLKERFETVLHKTHEGWKGVRFTGEDWLQAAKEASEVMQGPNGGKLVGPFEDKTDAKPEDGEIVYLTSDSSETLTELKPYSTYIIGGLVDKNRHKGICHKRATELGIRTAKLPIGQYIQMNSRPVLATNHVVEIMVRWLQLRDWAEAFMQTLPPRKGGALKDSVKGQRDSTPRDDVESNTEKGTVSETVEDTEATEPAEAVTPKDIDAVQENKQDE
- a CDS encoding uncharacterized protein (transcript_id=CADANIAT00010070) yields the protein MFSLHLFLGPLLLALTTINASTTQKEPRMVRKDVVRQYNPVRTSLSTTTPVQVGNGDFAFGADITGLQTLLAFNILSSWCWCNDSLPTAPNQTEPSDFTGMDWWTHGRLVNYNIHNPAEAEILQWLVANPHRVNLGRVGFLYKGRNISVEEVNDAVQTLDLYSGILTSEFTLQGERVSVTTVGDPESDIVAVDVQSSLLQYGSLVVFFDYPLTTGTNKFEAPFVGNWAAVSAHDTSLNSITEQKSVIRHLLGGTSYFNAIRWEQKGNLSGPFEGTHRYLLQPAGESSRFTFSTGFSPSRKVQIKPFASVQKASMKWWAQYWESGAFVDLTRSGSSDAEELQRRIILSQYLLAVDSAGKDPPQESGLQNNGWYGKFHLEMVFWHLGHWARWNKWDLLHRSLDVYERFLPSSIERAQKQGYAGARLGKMSDPTGTSAPGPQNALLIWQQPHPMFFAELEYRLWPNSTTLHKWGHLLDELATWMVSYAWWNASTQVYDLGPPMYPSSENTSPNSTYNPTFELAYWRFGLKIASDWRMRQDIPVPESWTRVLHNLAPLPIVDGGYSISADLPDMWTNAAYTADHPSQIAVYGLLPPTAAEECIRCQCYHESDYGNLGFQQVLWLGFPDARDDIASFRGREPGCRVVTGFALPVRRCWESCGYGCAYTVLSGVVRLAACGCNDGWRMGWSRGHAFSEALGAKG